A stretch of the Arthrobacter stackebrandtii genome encodes the following:
- a CDS encoding low temperature requirement protein A translates to MSTNPLRHTLSRMGGRDPHEKHRASTPLELFFDLTFVIAFGVAGSQFAHAIAEAHVWPGLLAFAFAMFCIIWAWINFSWFASAYDTDDWVFRLVTMVQMVGVLVLAMGIEPLFHSIIEGNHVDNATMVAGYIIMRVALIFQWLRAARQDPAHRQVCLRYAAYLAIVQVGWVAVLLVDANIPTMLAMAAPLFILEVMIPYTAERKGTGTPWHAHHMAERFGLLAIIALGECLLGAIETLRAIVAIDGWSVETALVGLSGTGLAFAMWWIYFVLPSGQALHARRDRGPRFGYWHMPVFAAIAATGAGLHVAAYFIAHETHISATIAVASIAIPIAIFQISLTSLYTSLLGVDRSFVWVAAFVVAGLGAGVGMAAAGVPVSLCMLEMMIVLGLVIAFDERSSHKGRAVAIQRLESAAS, encoded by the coding sequence ATGTCCACGAATCCCCTGCGCCATACCCTGTCCCGCATGGGTGGCCGCGATCCTCACGAAAAGCACCGTGCGTCGACTCCTCTGGAGCTCTTCTTCGATTTGACCTTCGTTATTGCTTTTGGCGTTGCTGGTAGCCAGTTTGCCCACGCGATAGCGGAAGCTCACGTCTGGCCCGGGCTCCTCGCCTTCGCCTTCGCGATGTTCTGCATTATCTGGGCCTGGATTAACTTCTCCTGGTTCGCCAGCGCATACGACACTGATGACTGGGTATTCCGTCTCGTGACCATGGTCCAGATGGTGGGTGTCCTGGTCTTGGCCATGGGCATTGAGCCATTGTTCCACTCGATCATTGAAGGCAACCATGTCGATAACGCCACCATGGTGGCCGGCTACATCATCATGCGGGTGGCCCTAATCTTCCAGTGGCTGCGCGCCGCCCGCCAAGACCCCGCCCATCGTCAGGTGTGCCTGCGGTATGCCGCGTACCTGGCCATTGTTCAGGTCGGATGGGTTGCCGTGTTGTTGGTCGATGCCAACATACCCACCATGCTTGCCATGGCGGCTCCTTTGTTCATCCTTGAAGTGATGATCCCCTACACGGCAGAACGAAAAGGAACCGGGACCCCGTGGCATGCACACCACATGGCCGAACGATTCGGCCTCCTGGCCATCATTGCCTTGGGTGAATGCTTGCTCGGTGCCATCGAGACTCTTCGTGCGATCGTGGCCATCGATGGGTGGAGCGTTGAAACAGCACTAGTCGGATTGAGCGGCACTGGCTTAGCCTTCGCAATGTGGTGGATTTACTTCGTATTGCCTTCCGGCCAGGCCCTCCACGCCAGACGGGACCGAGGCCCGAGATTCGGATACTGGCACATGCCTGTATTCGCAGCGATTGCTGCAACAGGCGCCGGACTCCACGTTGCTGCGTACTTCATCGCCCACGAAACCCACATCAGCGCAACCATCGCAGTAGCCTCCATTGCGATACCCATCGCTATCTTCCAGATTTCGCTTACGTCCCTGTATACGTCTCTGTTGGGCGTGGACCGCAGCTTCGTATGGGTCGCGGCATTCGTCGTAGCCGGCCTCGGAGCGGGCGTGGGAATGGCAGCTGCAGGCGTGCCAGTATCACTGTGCATGCTTGAAATGATGATTGTTCTGGGGTTGGTAATCGCCTTCGACGAACGAAGTAGTCACAAGGGCAGGGCAGTGGCTATCCAACGGCTGGAATCTGCGGCGAGCTAG